One window of Aspergillus oryzae RIB40 DNA, chromosome 3 genomic DNA carries:
- a CDS encoding uncharacterized protein (predicted protein), with translation MMRPRDPRVRQTINQISHNLETANETAQEGLYTFSHHYILPCFATIGNCVYACASPCLPSREDQLRRRRRGRAEAIFDFYDDWDNDDADDGLLGWGTDELDRLLAGSGLTRGSSEQPRRQRKMSYGTRRARRKSTVLVPDDRNDPTVIPSSSFLGFLERFPWRFGARGLKYQPSVADLQEHPTGLRMHAHEDEPLMEAEEENEGPSSNAKTGRYRSSTQSSRETANSLSSRGDLIPSDEEEDAVPLDDEFAMALGSRRGTGLESEDQFSDKPASMRSVSGSFSLASKESKKKRKKRSSRLRSPQNSFIDVAQDITAPSIVDLHKEEEQAERQEESEIIRKRLAARQLASSRGLSQARDQSTPQPLVLPSPTVFTETTRPELSVNTPLESTGESELSTGRMSGDFSQIEPFPPLPLTSPAASEGLEPEGPPDSAGINREDPPNH, from the exons ATGATGCGACCCAGAGACCCCCGTGTCCGCCAGACTATCAACCAGATCTCTCATAACCTCGAAACTGCAAATGAGACGGCCCAAGAAGGGCTGTATACCTTCTCCCATCACTACATCCTACCATGCTTTGCGACGATAGGGAACTGCGTTTACGCATGTGCCTCACCTTGCCTCCCGAGCCGGGAAGACCAGCTTCGTCGTCGGCGCAGGGGGCGCGCCGAGGCAATTTTTGACTTCTATGATGATTGGGACAACGATGATGCCGACGACGGATTACTGGGGTGGGGTACTGATGAGCTGGATCGCTTATTAGCAGGCAGTGGCTTGACGCGTGGAAGTTCTGAGCAGCCCCGCAGACAACGGAAGATGAGTTATGGCACGCGACGGgcaaggagaaaaagtaCCGTGTTAGTTCCAGATGATCGAAATGATCCGACAGTTATTCCAAGCTCGTCGTTTCTGGGTTTCCTGGAACGCTTCCCATGGAGGTTCGGGGCCCGAGGTTTAAAATACCAACCCTCTGTGGCTGACCTTCAAGAGCACCCTACCGGACTGCGAATGCATGCGCATGAAGACGAGCCTCTAATggaggcagaagaggaaaatgaaggaCCGAGTTCCAATGCCAAAACTGGAAGGTATCGAAGCTCAACCCAGTCATCACGAGAAACTGCAAATTCTCTGAGTTCGCGTGGTGATCTGATCCctagtgatgaggaggaagatgcagTACCGTTGGATGATGAGTTTGCTATGGCGTTGGGTAGCCGTCGAGGAACTGGTCTGGAGTCGGAAGATCAGTTCAGTGATAAGCCTGCGAGTATGAGATCTGTATCAGGCTCATTTAGCTTGGCGTCAAAAGaatcgaaaaagaagagaaagaagcgaaGCAGTCGACTACGATCTCCTCAGAACTCTTTTATTGATGTCGCACAGGATATCACCGCTCCATCAATAGTTGATCTACacaaggaggaggaacaagCAGAACGCCAGGAAGAATCAGAGATCATAAGGAAGCGACTTGCTGCGCGACAGTTGGCTTCAAGTCGCGGCCTGAGTCAAGCGAGAGACCAG TCCACTCCACAACCCCTTgtacttccttctccaactgtCTTTACAGAGACTACTCGCCCTGAGCTTTCTGTTAACACTCCCCTCGAATCAACAGGAGAAAGTGAACTCTCCACCGGAAGAATGTCTGGCGATTTTTCGCAGATAGAACCATTCCCGCCTCTACCGCTGACATCACCGGCAGCAAGTGAAGGCCTGGAGCCTGAAGGCCCGCCGGACTCAGCAGGAATTAACAGAGAAGATCCTCCGAATCATTGA